The segment GCTCCGCCTTCTTCTTGTTCGAGTACCCCGAGAGGCCGAGCTCCTTCGCCCGGCCGCGCAGTTCGGCGACCGTCCAGTCCTCGTAGTTGCCGGATTCGCCGCCACGGCGGCCGACCGTCTTGCGGCCATCGCGGGCGGCGGCATTGGAGATGCGCGCAGCCTTCTCCTTCGACGCACCGTCCTCGCGCAGCTCCTCGTAGAGCTCCGGGTCCTTCAGGCTCGACGAGCCTCTTCCCTGGGGCATGATGACTCCTTCCGC is part of the Microbacterium sp. ET2 genome and harbors:
- a CDS encoding SAP domain-containing protein; this encodes MPQGRGSSSLKDPELYEELREDGASKEKAARISNAAARDGRKTVGRRGGESGNYEDWTVAELRGRAKELGLSGYSNKKKAELISMLRDH